The genomic DNA CGCAGGGCGTACTGGCGGAAGATCCGCGATGCGGGCGACCACGCAAGCCGACCACCCTGATGCACGCGAACACCGTGAGCATCAACCGTCGAGATCTCGGGGTGAGCCTGCAGCAGCCACACGGGGGGCGCCGCTGTCGGAGTCGCGAGATTCACACCGATGCCACCGGCATCGAGCATGTCCATGATGCGATCGAGCCATCCCCACTCGAACTTTCCGTCCGACACCTCGATCAAGCCCCAGCTGAAGACGCCGAGGTTCACCAGGTTGACGCCGGCCTCGCGCATGAGCGCTACATCGTCTTTCCAGACGTATTCCGGCCACTGTTCCGGGCTGTAGTCGCCGCCATAGGCCATTCCGGCACTTGGCCACGAGAAGGAAGTTCCCTCCGGAAGGTCGTGCGAAGGCGAGACAAAACTAGACATTGCGTCCTTTCAGACATGAAGAATGTGGCACTGAGCGGCTAGTTAGCCCTTAAGACTGCCGCTCAGTAGATCGAGTCGCCAGTACCGCTGCAGGAACAGCATCATCGCCACAAGCGGAATGATCGAGATGAGCGCGCCGGTAATCGCAAGGGTGTACAAAACCGGGGTTCCTGTGCCGCGATTCAGCAACAGGTAGAGGCCCGTCGTCAGCGGGAACATCGATTCGTCGCTGAGCATGATGAACGGCAACAGGAAGTTGTTCCAGATTCCGATGAACTGCAGCATGAAGACCGTCACGAGCCCCGGCAACATCATCGGCAAGGCGAGAGAGCGGAAGACGCGGAATTCACTCGCACCGTCGATTCGTGCCGCCTCGATTGTCTCTTCGGGCACGGACCCCTGTGCGTAGATGCAAGCGAGATAGATGCCGAACGGGTTGATGATGCTCGGCAGCAACACTGACCAGTACGTATTCGCGAGGCCGAGATTCGTCATCAGGAAGTACTGCGGAATGGCGAGTGTGATCTGAGGGAGAAGCACTCCCGCGAGCAGAATCGTGAAGATGAGTGCGCGACCACGGAACTGGAATCGCGCCAGCGCATATCCGGCCGAGGCAGATACGAGCGTCGAAATGAGCGCCCCACCGCCGGCATAGATCAGCGAATTAAGACCCCATAGCCAGTACTGGCCATTGTTGAAGGTCGATAGATCAATGATGTTGTCGATAAATCCGGTGCCGGGAAGAAACGAGAAGGTGGTGAAAAGCTCACCACTCGTCTTCGTCGACGCCGAGATCACCCAAATAATGGGAATGAGTGTGTAGAGCGCGCCCAGAAGCAGCACGATCGTGGGCACGATGCGGGTCCGAGTGCGACGCCGGTCGGGAGCGAGGACTGACATGTGGGGTCCTATCGGGCGTTGTCGAAAGTGCGACGCTGAAGCACGCGAAGCAACAAGATGGAGATCAAGAGGGTTC from Microbacterium endophyticum includes the following:
- a CDS encoding carbohydrate ABC transporter permease, translated to MSVLAPDRRRTRTRIVPTIVLLLGALYTLIPIIWVISASTKTSGELFTTFSFLPGTGFIDNIIDLSTFNNGQYWLWGLNSLIYAGGGALISTLVSASAGYALARFQFRGRALIFTILLAGVLLPQITLAIPQYFLMTNLGLANTYWSVLLPSIINPFGIYLACIYAQGSVPEETIEAARIDGASEFRVFRSLALPMMLPGLVTVFMLQFIGIWNNFLLPFIMLSDESMFPLTTGLYLLLNRGTGTPVLYTLAITGALISIIPLVAMMLFLQRYWRLDLLSGSLKG